In Papaver somniferum cultivar HN1 chromosome 1, ASM357369v1, whole genome shotgun sequence, a genomic segment contains:
- the LOC113308570 gene encoding uncharacterized protein LOC113308570, which produces MGFCRQVGPLTFSYVMQPATHVLIENGWHYLACHRCSKKVMGDDGDLWCTKCEAKVEMPLQGSWSALRRRTHWHHSLCSLDSEVHKLVRSTAAELIGASEDNAKSAVISGFLQILQQAVDFQITINSFNMKHKIPISFTVTRINSPALLGKGVFATVKVEGVTDIVDVMMVY; this is translated from the exons ATGGGGTTCTGCCGCCAAGTAGG GCCTCTAACGTTCTCATATGTAATGCAACCCGCCACCCATGTGCTGATAGAAAATGGTTGGCACTATCTTGCCTGCCATCGGTGTAGCAAGAAGGTTATGGGTGATGATGGAGACCTTTGGTGCACTAAATGTGAAGCCAAAGTTGAAATGCCATTGCAAG GTTCATGGTCCGCTTTGAGGCGGAGGACCCACTGGCACCACAGTCTTTGTAGCCTAGATAGTGAAGTCCATAAATTGGTCCGTTCTACCGCGGCTGAGCTCATAGGAGCCTCAGAG GATAATGCAAAATCTGCGGTAATATCTGGATTCTTGCAGATACTTCAGCAAGCGGTTGATTTCCAAATTACTATCAATTCCTTCAACATGAAACATAAAATACCGATCAGCTTTACCGTCACCCGCATTAACTCCCCTGCTCTTCTAGGCAAAGGTGTTTTTGCGACTGTGAAAGTTGAAGGGGTTACAGACATTGTTGATGTAATGATGGTTTATTAG